Part of the Streptomyces sp. NBC_01460 genome, GCGCCCGCCGCGTCGGCACGCTCCCAGATCTTCCGCCCGGTCCGCAGGTCGACGGCGGTCGCCCGCTCCTCGTCCGTCACCACCAGGAGCCTGTCCCGCCAGATGCCCGCGGTGAGCGGGACCGGCGAGGCGGCCGGGTGGGTGTAGATCCACCGGGGCGCCGGCGCCCGGCCCGGGACGGTGGGGCCGGGCCGGGGGGCCGGCTTGTCGTCGGCGGCGGTGGCGGGATCGTCCGGCCCGAGGGCGGCCACCGCGGTTCCGCCCAGGACCAGCCCGGCCGCGCCGGCGGCGACGGCGGTGAGCAGAGCCCGGCGGCTGGTGACCGGGGCGGCCCCGTCGCCGGGCGGTACGGCGGTGGGCGCGGCGGTGGGCAGGGGGAGCGGGGCGGGCGCGGGCACCCCCTGGGGTGCGGGGGCGGCCGGGTACGCGTACGGGTAGGGCTGTGCGGGTGCGGGTGCGGGTGCGGGTGCGAGGGCCGGTGCGGGGGTCGGGGGCGCCGATCCGGTCGCTTCCCGGGGGAGGGCGAGCTGGGTCGTCGCCCGGTCGGAGTGCGGTGCGCGTGCCCCGGTGCCCAGGAAGCGCGTCGTCCGGCTGTCCTCGCCGACGTCCCCGCTCCCCGGCGCCCCTGTGGCTGCCCCGCTGTCCGCCGGAACCGCGTCCCGGACAGGATGCGGGGCAGGGTCCTGGGCCGGGTCCGGTACCGAGTCCTGCGCAGGATCCGGGGCCGCGTCCTGCGGCGGGTCCACCGGAGGCGTCAGGGCCCGGGCCCTGACCCCCTGGTCCGTCACCGCGGCCGACAGGGGCCCGGGGAGCCAGCCGCCCTTGGCGAGGCCCGCGGCGCCCTCCAGCGCCAGCTCCGCCGCCACCGCTCCCGCACCGGGCCGGTCGTCCGGGTCCTTCGCGAGGCAGCCCGCGATCAGGGCGCGCAACTCGTCCGGAACGGAGCCCAGTTCGGCCGAACCGTGGGCGATGCGCTCGGCCGCCTCGTCGGCGGGGCCGTCGGCGAGCGGGGTCGTCCCGGTCGCCGCGTACGCCAGCAGCAGGCCCAGGACGAACAGGTCGGACGCCGGGCCCACCTCCTGGCCCTCCACCTGCTCCGGGGTGAGATAGCCCAGCCGCACCGAGAGCTGCCCGCCCTCCCGTGACTCGGCGGAGGCCGCCGCTCCCAAGGGGCCGAACGCGGTGAGGCGGGGTCCGTCCTCGGCCAGCAGCACCGTCTCCGGTGCCAGCCCCTGGAGCACGGCCCCGGTGGCGTGCACGCGGGAGAGGGTCTCGGCCAGCCCGGCACCGATGATCCGTACGGCACGCTCGGGCAGGGGACCGGCGAGGCCGATCGCCTCGGCGAGCGTCACCGCGGGCACGTAGGCAGCGGCGGTCCACAGGGCGTCGTCCTCCGGCGAGGCGAGCGGCGGCTGCACCCAGCCGCCGGCCAGGCGCTCGGCGGTACGGGCCTCGGCCCGGAAACGGCGCCGGAAGGCGGGTACGGAGGCGAGGGAGGGGCGTGCGGCGGTCACCACGGCGAGTTCGTCGCCGTCCGCGCCGCGGGCCAGGAAGTGCACCGAGCCCGCGCTCTCGCGGAAGCGCGCCAGCGCCGTGTACGGGCCGAAGCGGCGTGGATCGTCCTGACGCAGCGCCTCCATGGCGCACCCCCCTTGTCACCGTGCCCTCGGCACCTGACCGCCGATCCTACGGCCGCGCACGCGGATGCCGCTCAGGACCCGCTGCGGGGCCTGGTCCAGGGCCACTTGGGGGTGAAACGCTCCCGTCCGCCGGGGGCGTACTCGTACACCCAGCCGCGCTGCAGCCCGAGCCGCTTCGAAAAGCCGGACGGGGCGCGCCGGTAGGCGTGCACGGTGGCGGGGCCGCCGTCGGCGTCCGGCACCGGGACCTCGTACCACTTGGGCGGATGACCGGTAGGCCCGAGCAGGACGGGCAGCACCCGGCCGTCCAGGGGGCCGCCGCGGAAGGACGTGTTCTCGCTTTTCACGGTGCCAGTCTGACCCAGGGGCCCTCAGCCCGGCGGCAGCAGGTGCGCGGCACGGCCGGCCACCGGGATGATCAGCGTCGCGAGCCGGCCGGCGGGGCCGTCGGCGGTCTCCTTGCCCAGCAGCTCCGCCACCACGGCTTCCGTCTCCCCGTCCGAGGCGGCGGTGGCCGCGAGCAGGGCCATCAGATGGTCGACCAGCCAGCCCCGCAGGTCGGAGGCGTCCGGCTGCTTCCCCTCGTCCAGCCAGATCAGGGACGCCGCCTCCACGGCCGCGATCCAGGTGCGCACCATCATCCGCAGGCGCGGGCCGGCGGGTTCCTGGCCCGGGCCGCCGCCGCGGCCGAGGTGGAGCAGGATCTGCTCGGCCGCCGACCGGCGCACGCCGTCCACGATCGTCGACGTACGCGAGGTCTCGGCCACGCTCCCGCCGCGCAGCAACGCGCTGAAGCCGGCGTCGTGCTCGTCGACGAAGCCGAGGTAGCGGTCCAGGACCCGGCTCACGCGCTCGGTGGGCGGGCCGACGGCGGGTTCGGCGAAGCAGAGCGTCAGCTGCTCGGCGGCCGACCCGAGGGCGGCCTCGTACAACTGCTGCCTGCCGCCGGGGAAGTAGCGGTAGACCAGGGGCCGGGAGACCCCGGCCGCGGCCGCCACCTCGTCGATGGAGACGTCGTCGGGGGCCCGGTGGGCGAAGAGGGTGAGCGCCGCGCCGAGCAGTTGGGCACGGCGCTCCTCGACACCGAGCCGTCGGTACGCGCGGGCCGGCGGTGCTGCGGGTGCGGAGGTCATACCCCGAAGCCTACGGCCGCCCGGCGCGCGAGGGGGCGGCGTCGCGCGGGCCGGCACGCGCGAAGGGGGCGGCCTCAGGCCAGCAGACCCGAGCTCTTCCACAGCCTGCGTCCCACCCCGTTGAGCACACCGATGTCGTCGAAGAAGTCCGTGAGCCGCTTCGCTCCCGTCTGCATGACCTCCGCCCGGTGGCCGCTCGCCCGCACCTGGGCGACGGCCTCGTGGCGGTCCAGGCCCACGTTGTCGTAGACCTGCGGGTTGACGAAGCAGACGGAGAAGACGCGGGCCGCCTCCCCGCAGTTGAGCCGGGTGAGGCGGCGCTCCCAGTGGGGCGCGGTGACCATCTGGCGGCGCAGCTCCTCGCGGGCGTAGCGCACGTGCCGGGCCTCCTCGACGACGTGGATGCGGGTCACTCCGCGCACCAGCGACTGGACGCGCTCGTCGGGGAAGGTGAGCCGCTGCATCCAGTCCAGGATCTCCTCGCCGAGCAGGGTCGCGGCGAAGGAACCGGGGGTGGTGGAGATGGTCTTCAGCACCCGTGCCAGGTTGTGGTAGCGCCGGGGGACCGGGTAGCTGGGCGCGCCGCCCCACTCGATCATGCGGGCGAACATCATGGAGTGCCGGCACTCGTCGGCTATCTCCGTGAGGGCGTACCGGACGTGCTTGCTGGTCACGGACTTGTCGTAGATGTGGCGGACCAGCAGCTGCATCAGGATGATCTCGAACCAGATCCCGAGCGAGGCCAGCGACGCCGCCTCGTGCCGGGCCAGCTCCATCCGCTGCTCCTCCGACATCTTCCGCCACAGCGGGGTGTCGTAGAGGGAGACCAGCTCCGGGGGCCAGAACCACTTGCCGTCCTCGACGGCCGAGTCCCAGTCCAGCTCGGTGTCCGGATCGAAGGAGTGCTTGGCCGAGGCCTCGAGCAGGCGGGCAGCGACCTGTTCGCGGTCCTTGAGCGGGCCGAGCGCATCGCGCAGCGCCTGGATGTCCTGGTCGGTCACTGTCGTCATGGCTGAAGGCACCTCGCACGTGGGGTTACCAGCGGTCAGGTTTCTGGTCACGAATTATGAGACTGCTTGTCAGCAAGACAGTCAATCCCTTGTGCGCGACTTGTTGACCGCGCGTCTACCAACGTGTGAACCTGCCAACTGACGTCAGCACCACGGAACGTACGATCCTCGCCAGGCGAAGGAGCTGTCCGTGTCGACACACGACCTCTACACCACCGCACCCACCGCTCCCACATGGCAGGTCCCCGCCACGGGGGCGGCCCGGTTCAACTGGGACTACGACGACGGCCGCGAACGTCTCCTCGCCCTCTACCAGAAGGGCAAGGACAAGCAGTGGGACGGCAACAAGCGCATCGACTGGAGCCTCGAGGTCGATCCCGCCGACCCGCTCGGCACCCCGGACGAGGCGCTCACCCTCTACGGCACCCCGCACTGGGCGAAGATGACCGAGCGGGACCGCGGCGAGCTGCGCAAGCACTACACCTCCTGGCAGTTCAGCCAGTTCCTGCACGGCGAGCAGGGCGCCATGGTCTGCGCCGCCCGGATCGTGGAGTCGGTCCCCGACCTGGACGCGAAGTTCTACTCCGCCACCCAGACGATGGACGAGGCGCGGCACGCGGAGATCTACGGGCGCTTCCTGCACGAGAAGGTCGGGATGCTCTACCCGGTCAACGACAGTCTCCAGGGGCTGCTCGGCGACACCCTGCGCGACTCCCGCTGGGACATGCCCTATCTCGGCATGCAGGTCCTCATCGAGGGGCTGGCGCTCGCCGCGTTCGGCATGATCCGCGACACCACCACCAAGCCGCTGCCCAAGCAGATCCTCGCCTACATCATGCAGGACGAGGCCCGGCACGTGGCCTTCGGCCGGATGGCGCTGCGCGACTACTACAAGCAGCTGAGCGACGCCGAACTGCGCGAACGCGAGGAGTTCGTCATCGAGGGCTGCTACCTGATGCGCGACCGTCTCAGCGGCGTCGAGGTCCTGGAGAACTTCGGCATCGGCAAGCAGGAGGCCAAGGACCTCTCCGAGCACTCGGAGTACCTCCAGCTCTTCCGCAAGCTGCTGTTCAGCCGGATCGTCCCCTGCGTCAAGGACATCGGCCTCTGGGGCGAACGGCTCCAGAAGGCCTACGTCGACATGGGTGTGTTCGAGCTGGGCGACTCGAATCTGGACCTGCTGATGGCCCAGGACGAGGAGATCGCCGAACAACTGGACCGGGACCGCTTCGCCGTGGAGGAGCGGACACGGGTCGAGGAGGTCGCGGACGCGATAGCGGAGGGCGGCACCCCCGGGTGAGGGGCTCACGGCACGTGCGGCGCCCGTCGTGGGGGAAACCGATGTACGTGTCCGGGCCGTGCGGGGAGGATGAGACGCATGAACTCGACCTCCGGAACAGGGGACACGGCCGCGGCGCGCCGCAGCCTGGAAGCGCTCGCGCTCGGTGACGCCTTCGGGGAGCGCTGGTTCCCGCTCTTCCGGCCGCCCCGGCAGGCCTACGCCGAGGTCCGTGCGCGCCGGACCCCGCACGAGCCCGAGTGGCACTGGACCGACGACACCGCGCTGGCGCTCGCCCTGCAACGGGTGCTGGACGAGTACGGGGAGGTCGTCCAGGACCGGCTCGCCCTCTACTACGCCCTGGCCTTCGAAGCGGACCGCGCCCGCGGTTACGGGCACGGCATGCACATCCTGCTGCCGGAGCTGCTGACCTCGCCGGCAGACT contains:
- a CDS encoding ferritin-like domain-containing protein encodes the protein MSTHDLYTTAPTAPTWQVPATGAARFNWDYDDGRERLLALYQKGKDKQWDGNKRIDWSLEVDPADPLGTPDEALTLYGTPHWAKMTERDRGELRKHYTSWQFSQFLHGEQGAMVCAARIVESVPDLDAKFYSATQTMDEARHAEIYGRFLHEKVGMLYPVNDSLQGLLGDTLRDSRWDMPYLGMQVLIEGLALAAFGMIRDTTTKPLPKQILAYIMQDEARHVAFGRMALRDYYKQLSDAELREREEFVIEGCYLMRDRLSGVEVLENFGIGKQEAKDLSEHSEYLQLFRKLLFSRIVPCVKDIGLWGERLQKAYVDMGVFELGDSNLDLLMAQDEEIAEQLDRDRFAVEERTRVEEVADAIAEGGTPG
- a CDS encoding outer membrane protein assembly factor BamB family protein, which translates into the protein MEALRQDDPRRFGPYTALARFRESAGSVHFLARGADGDELAVVTAARPSLASVPAFRRRFRAEARTAERLAGGWVQPPLASPEDDALWTAAAYVPAVTLAEAIGLAGPLPERAVRIIGAGLAETLSRVHATGAVLQGLAPETVLLAEDGPRLTAFGPLGAAASAESREGGQLSVRLGYLTPEQVEGQEVGPASDLFVLGLLLAYAATGTTPLADGPADEAAERIAHGSAELGSVPDELRALIAGCLAKDPDDRPGAGAVAAELALEGAAGLAKGGWLPGPLSAAVTDQGVRARALTPPVDPPQDAAPDPAQDSVPDPAQDPAPHPVRDAVPADSGAATGAPGSGDVGEDSRTTRFLGTGARAPHSDRATTQLALPREATGSAPPTPAPALAPAPAPAPAQPYPYAYPAAPAPQGVPAPAPLPLPTAAPTAVPPGDGAAPVTSRRALLTAVAAGAAGLVLGGTAVAALGPDDPATAADDKPAPRPGPTVPGRAPAPRWIYTHPAASPVPLTAGIWRDRLLVVTDEERATAVDLRTGRKIWERADAAGAQAVLAAGDGLCFLASPTEFLWLSAKDGKVAHRVRFVDQFAGVPNMKVATLTGLSGSVLWFTGSHTVTEKAPKPKKGKKPGKDRQVVKAYLFAYDLVRRKELWRTAVPAGRAPGTPVHRLTAVRDTDFVVRQDAGTLTPADVAAGKGKASFRCFDRATGKLLWDRRFGAVAPAGSAAGDEQGRLYAGVGDDMQAFETGTGKPVWTLNGTASSVFGTPLPAGAVLHTTNRNQEVAAVGSATGKLLWRRSTEVPPGSYAPALTLSGGGKTLLAADASQVTAFDAADGRRLWKFQDIGVQDPKGATVTGWYRVLATGRTAVVRRERAFYAFPVE
- a CDS encoding TetR/AcrR family transcriptional regulator; translated protein: MTSAPAAPPARAYRRLGVEERRAQLLGAALTLFAHRAPDDVSIDEVAAAAGVSRPLVYRYFPGGRQQLYEAALGSAAEQLTLCFAEPAVGPPTERVSRVLDRYLGFVDEHDAGFSALLRGGSVAETSRTSTIVDGVRRSAAEQILLHLGRGGGPGQEPAGPRLRMMVRTWIAAVEAASLIWLDEGKQPDASDLRGWLVDHLMALLAATAASDGETEAVVAELLGKETADGPAGRLATLIIPVAGRAAHLLPPG
- a CDS encoding AurF N-oxygenase family protein translates to MTTVTDQDIQALRDALGPLKDREQVAARLLEASAKHSFDPDTELDWDSAVEDGKWFWPPELVSLYDTPLWRKMSEEQRMELARHEAASLASLGIWFEIILMQLLVRHIYDKSVTSKHVRYALTEIADECRHSMMFARMIEWGGAPSYPVPRRYHNLARVLKTISTTPGSFAATLLGEEILDWMQRLTFPDERVQSLVRGVTRIHVVEEARHVRYAREELRRQMVTAPHWERRLTRLNCGEAARVFSVCFVNPQVYDNVGLDRHEAVAQVRASGHRAEVMQTGAKRLTDFFDDIGVLNGVGRRLWKSSGLLA